Proteins from a genomic interval of Desulfurobacterium sp. TC5-1:
- a CDS encoding lytic transglycosylase domain-containing protein, translated as MPVRAFPSVSTISKLNISSPVKVFNCYNKSMKRFSVIILLFFLSFAAPSLAMTEKEVKSFTSLSPSSPISYLLFLQKYPDSPFEKTVKEMFIDSIFQSGNYSDFADIGFDDIDDFYKLELARIYRKRGLEEEAQKIYREVFSRTNSYDEQILIDNAGNTAFLTGNQTVIANKIWFAIKRRNFEIARFYLSLLPPDNRFYLYFKGVILYKTGKYREAVFCFENSSIPEALFFRLLLERNPFKKIELLRKLIASDAKRNFKISGIRITLNKLLVTNLPLFKLALEGVKSFDYNLYKEYLAKYYINVGQFIKALSILKTLNTEFGRGLSAAIEKTVLGEEVKLANNSFYKFILTGKGPAVKFEKPSVSMIKDEGLRYIIKSKKYFLLNFLDLSRFSPFDSAVACYFAGRFRDGIKFASKAVASVSPEKRNVLYTILYPAPSMFKNSVVTLSIARQESLFDPGAFSRSGAIGYMQIMPSTGKHIASVMGDDFNVSDLYDEKVNISYGAFYIKKLIKEFGSLPVAAAAYNAGPGRIARLLKLYGGVDSNGEFVLFVDAFLPLDETRNYVKRVVSNCFFYSKRFGLKNNICRVK; from the coding sequence ATGCCGGTTCGTGCCTTTCCATCTGTTTCGACTATCTCAAAGCTTAACATTTCTTCTCCTGTTAAAGTTTTTAACTGCTATAATAAAAGTATGAAAAGATTTTCCGTAATTATACTTCTATTTTTTCTCTCTTTTGCCGCTCCTTCACTGGCAATGACCGAGAAAGAGGTGAAATCTTTTACCTCTTTGAGTCCATCTTCTCCTATATCTTACTTGCTGTTTCTTCAGAAGTATCCCGATTCGCCTTTTGAAAAGACAGTGAAAGAGATGTTTATTGATTCTATCTTTCAAAGTGGAAATTATTCTGACTTTGCCGATATTGGTTTTGATGATATTGACGATTTCTATAAACTTGAGCTTGCCAGGATTTACAGGAAGAGAGGTTTAGAGGAAGAAGCGCAGAAGATTTACAGGGAGGTTTTTTCAAGGACGAACAGCTACGATGAGCAGATTTTAATTGATAATGCTGGAAACACGGCGTTTTTAACAGGTAACCAGACTGTAATTGCCAATAAAATCTGGTTTGCGATAAAGCGCAGGAATTTTGAAATTGCCAGGTTTTATCTTTCCCTTCTCCCTCCAGATAACAGGTTCTATCTCTACTTTAAAGGAGTGATTCTATATAAAACCGGTAAGTACAGGGAGGCCGTTTTCTGTTTTGAGAACTCTTCCATTCCGGAAGCTCTCTTTTTTCGCCTTCTCCTTGAGAGGAATCCTTTTAAAAAGATAGAGCTTTTAAGAAAATTAATTGCTTCAGATGCTAAGAGGAATTTTAAGATTTCAGGTATAAGGATAACTCTTAATAAACTTCTTGTTACTAACCTGCCGCTATTTAAGTTGGCCCTTGAGGGTGTTAAAAGTTTTGATTATAACCTGTACAAAGAGTACCTTGCTAAATATTACATCAATGTTGGACAGTTCATAAAGGCACTTTCTATCTTGAAAACTTTAAATACGGAGTTTGGAAGAGGTCTTTCTGCAGCTATAGAAAAAACAGTTTTAGGCGAAGAGGTAAAGCTTGCTAACAACAGTTTTTACAAATTCATTTTAACAGGAAAAGGGCCTGCAGTTAAGTTTGAGAAGCCTTCTGTTTCAATGATAAAAGACGAAGGCTTGAGGTATATAATTAAGAGTAAGAAGTATTTTTTACTGAACTTTCTTGATCTTTCTCGCTTTTCTCCCTTTGATTCTGCAGTTGCCTGTTATTTTGCAGGAAGATTTAGAGATGGAATAAAATTTGCCTCAAAAGCTGTTGCCTCAGTTTCTCCTGAAAAGAGAAATGTGCTTTATACAATTTTGTATCCGGCACCCTCTATGTTCAAAAACAGTGTTGTGACTCTTTCTATAGCGAGGCAGGAAAGTCTTTTTGATCCCGGTGCTTTTTCAAGAAGTGGTGCGATAGGTTACATGCAAATAATGCCTTCAACAGGGAAACATATAGCTTCTGTTATGGGAGATGATTTTAACGTTTCTGACCTTTATGATGAGAAGGTTAATATTTCTTATGGGGCGTTTTACATAAAGAAGCTTATTAAAGAGTTTGGCTCTCTACCTGTTGCGGCAGCTGCGTACAATGCAGGTCCCGGACGTATAGCAAGGCTTTTGAAACTTTACGGTGGCGTTGATTCTAATGGTGAGTTTGTCCTTTTTGTTGATGCGTTTCTTCCCCTTGACGAAACGCGCAATTATGTGAAGAGGGTTGTTTCTAACTGTTTCTTTTATTCAAAGAGATTTGGTTTAAAGAATAACATCTGCCGGGTTAAATAA
- a CDS encoding efflux RND transporter permease subunit — MIKSLLKRPYFIYSFLALFLFLGIFGYNSINRKLFPNSNRPEVAVVIVEPGASAKEIASNVAVPVERELYTLDRIRRVYSTTIDEVTVIHAEFNYGKNIDAATTEVTQALSKIKNDLPPDIREPQVYKIDDTLQPIVVISVSSKKLPLTDVREIAENDIKDTLLKIDGVANVDVFGGYRKEVIVTPDKKKLDKYGLSPSMVIAALSKHDRDFAIGSITGNYSKVLLKIKGKRDILDKIKNIPVTRNITIGDIAKVYFGHYENSALYYGDREPAIALAVQRETNADVIKTIDKVEKTLKVIKKKYPALNFHITDTQKDTILQSTTNMFESLRDAIVMSTIVVFFFLASFRQVLVVLFTIPLVYATTVALMWLTGIEFNVVTLTAIILALGLLLDDAVVVMENIERHYRELKKPIRKAVVEGTEEIMFSDLAGTITTMAALFPIMFVGDYPQTIFRPLAGTLLLALAASYAISITAVPLLSLRLLAIKNPLILKAEEIFESIISRINNIFRMFFHNLVKKGLESKKVAAGYVLFLIFLFIMSVKGLMPIVGKELMPPMDTGIVKIGITVDPNLKIKDSEDVLKKTIKAIYSSGKVLRVSSSIGSEPGILSIGSGGGIDSISITATYVNRFERKKSIWQIEDELRKKIAKIPNIEQFTVSDYGATALSSIKGNIDVTLYSSNFDSLEKAGKIIEQAVYNTKGITCVAKTWNKNKKVYVLNVDEKKAAAYGLTPEDIAMQLTTVLRGIKAASFPVVNAKDFTIRVWLEKTDRDSVKTLETTLINSKAGKIPLSTVARISYVYEPNVITREGLQYTLDVYGFRKKAAITHIMASFEKAFKGKKLPPDVKMEQTGDIKQFTDSAKRMLKAIGFAVLLIFFVLVPMFNSVKAPLLIIVSIPLTLIGAAWSLLIFDYHISMPAMMGFVLLSGIIVNNAILLIDFALNGIKNGMNPEEAILESIKIRTRPVLMTAFATTAGMLPVAMGNAIGLERLAPLGAVAIGGLIVGTFLTLVFIPLLFVYTYGNTKKELSE; from the coding sequence ATGATTAAGAGTTTACTAAAAAGACCTTATTTTATTTACTCATTCCTGGCATTGTTTCTGTTTTTAGGTATATTCGGCTACAACAGCATAAATAGAAAACTGTTCCCGAATTCAAACCGGCCCGAAGTTGCTGTCGTAATAGTAGAGCCAGGGGCATCAGCAAAAGAAATTGCATCTAACGTTGCTGTGCCCGTTGAAAGAGAACTTTACACCCTCGACAGGATAAGGCGTGTTTACTCAACAACTATCGACGAAGTTACAGTTATTCATGCAGAATTTAACTACGGTAAAAACATAGATGCCGCCACCACGGAAGTTACGCAGGCTCTCTCAAAAATTAAAAATGACCTTCCCCCCGATATCAGAGAACCTCAAGTTTACAAGATAGATGACACACTGCAACCAATCGTAGTCATATCAGTGTCCTCAAAAAAACTTCCCCTGACCGATGTAAGGGAAATCGCCGAAAATGATATTAAAGACACTCTTTTAAAGATCGACGGTGTTGCAAACGTGGATGTTTTTGGAGGATACAGGAAAGAAGTAATCGTTACACCGGACAAGAAAAAACTTGATAAGTATGGACTATCTCCTTCAATGGTCATCGCCGCACTATCCAAACACGACAGAGACTTTGCAATAGGTTCAATAACAGGCAATTACAGTAAAGTACTGCTGAAAATAAAAGGAAAGAGAGACATCCTTGATAAGATAAAAAACATTCCAGTAACAAGAAATATAACCATAGGAGATATCGCAAAAGTCTATTTCGGTCACTACGAAAACAGTGCACTCTACTACGGTGACAGAGAACCTGCGATAGCCCTTGCCGTCCAGAGAGAAACAAATGCGGACGTGATAAAAACAATAGATAAAGTTGAAAAAACCCTAAAAGTTATAAAGAAAAAATATCCTGCACTCAACTTTCACATAACTGACACACAAAAAGATACAATTCTTCAAAGCACCACCAACATGTTTGAATCACTGAGAGATGCAATTGTTATGTCAACAATTGTAGTTTTCTTCTTCCTCGCAAGCTTCCGGCAGGTTCTTGTTGTTCTATTCACAATTCCCCTTGTATATGCGACAACCGTAGCTCTCATGTGGCTCACAGGAATAGAGTTCAACGTTGTTACACTTACCGCAATAATCCTGGCTCTGGGACTCCTTTTAGATGATGCCGTGGTTGTAATGGAAAACATAGAAAGACACTACAGAGAACTTAAAAAGCCTATTAGAAAAGCAGTAGTGGAAGGAACTGAAGAGATTATGTTCTCAGACCTTGCAGGAACAATAACAACAATGGCCGCTCTGTTTCCGATTATGTTCGTAGGAGACTATCCACAAACAATATTCAGACCCCTTGCAGGAACACTGCTCCTTGCACTTGCAGCATCCTATGCAATTTCCATAACAGCAGTTCCTTTACTTTCACTGAGACTTCTTGCCATAAAAAATCCCCTTATTCTGAAAGCAGAAGAAATATTTGAAAGCATCATTTCCAGAATTAACAACATTTTCAGAATGTTTTTCCACAACCTTGTTAAAAAAGGGCTGGAAAGCAAGAAAGTTGCAGCAGGATACGTTTTATTTTTAATTTTCCTTTTTATAATGAGCGTAAAAGGACTAATGCCCATCGTCGGTAAAGAACTAATGCCCCCCATGGATACAGGCATTGTCAAAATTGGAATAACAGTTGATCCCAATCTGAAAATAAAAGATAGCGAAGATGTGCTGAAAAAAACTATAAAAGCAATATACTCAAGTGGTAAAGTTTTGAGAGTTTCTTCCTCCATTGGAAGCGAACCGGGCATACTATCTATCGGAAGCGGCGGAGGTATAGATTCCATAAGCATCACAGCAACCTATGTTAACCGGTTTGAGAGAAAGAAATCAATCTGGCAGATAGAAGATGAGTTAAGAAAAAAAATAGCCAAAATACCAAACATAGAGCAGTTTACAGTTTCAGACTACGGTGCAACTGCCCTATCCAGCATCAAAGGAAACATTGACGTTACACTATATTCCTCAAATTTTGATTCCCTTGAAAAGGCAGGAAAAATTATAGAACAGGCAGTATACAACACCAAAGGTATAACCTGTGTTGCAAAAACATGGAACAAAAATAAAAAAGTTTACGTCCTCAACGTAGATGAGAAAAAGGCGGCAGCATACGGTTTAACACCTGAAGATATAGCCATGCAATTAACAACTGTTTTAAGAGGCATAAAAGCAGCATCTTTTCCCGTAGTAAATGCAAAAGATTTCACGATAAGAGTATGGCTTGAAAAAACAGACAGAGACTCTGTAAAAACACTTGAAACCACTTTGATAAACAGTAAAGCCGGCAAAATCCCTCTTTCAACAGTTGCAAGGATAAGCTATGTTTATGAACCTAACGTAATAACAAGAGAAGGCCTTCAGTACACCCTTGATGTTTACGGCTTCAGAAAAAAAGCAGCAATAACTCACATAATGGCAAGCTTTGAAAAAGCATTCAAAGGGAAAAAGCTTCCGCCAGATGTAAAAATGGAACAGACAGGCGACATAAAGCAGTTTACGGATTCTGCCAAAAGAATGCTCAAAGCAATAGGATTCGCCGTTTTACTCATTTTCTTCGTTCTTGTTCCCATGTTCAACTCGGTAAAAGCACCGCTGCTTATAATTGTGTCCATTCCCCTTACACTTATCGGAGCAGCATGGTCACTGCTTATTTTCGATTATCATATATCAATGCCTGCAATGATGGGATTTGTTCTCTTGAGTGGTATCATCGTCAACAACGCAATTCTCCTAATAGATTTTGCACTTAACGGAATAAAGAACGGAATGAACCCTGAAGAGGCAATCCTTGAAAGTATAAAAATCAGAACAAGGCCGGTTCTTATGACCGCATTCGCAACAACTGCAGGAATGTTACCCGTTGCCATGGGGAATGCCATAGGACTTGAAAGACTGGCTCCACTTGGCGCCGTGGCAATTGGCGGTTTAATAGTGGGGACATTTTTAACCCTTGTATTCATTCCGCTCCTATTTGTTTACACATACGGCAATACGAAAAAGGAACTATCAGAGTGA
- a CDS encoding biotin/lipoyl-binding protein, which translates to MRKILTIVVVAAVVFAGIRLVKKRKAEMEAASLPTIPSITVKTVLPKTGTVTEKTVFTGRALRENTVLVSTKLSGYINRVYVTENQKIRKGTLLAKIDGSEIESGIKQLKENLQAAEKSLEALKLSLQAAQTEKTFAEDKFKRVKALYEAGGASKEQLEGAQTELKLKTIKVESTKKLIEAKQKEILGLKEAIKGKESLLNYTTITSPVNGIVGKVFLKDGNLAVPGKPILSILTGYEKVVFTFPDDIRLEPGQPVIIPKYGIGKITKIYLEAENGLPTAEAVLENGKEIPQGSLINVIVILKKVRGTTVPLNALVHKDKGTYIVARENGKFKLKKVTVVAEDNKKAVIKPSINEPVAVGSESKLIRLVAGGEE; encoded by the coding sequence ATGAGAAAAATCCTGACTATTGTCGTGGTAGCAGCAGTTGTGTTTGCAGGAATCAGACTGGTAAAGAAAAGAAAAGCAGAAATGGAAGCTGCTTCCTTACCTACCATTCCTTCAATCACCGTCAAAACTGTTCTTCCGAAAACAGGAACTGTGACCGAAAAGACCGTTTTCACAGGAAGGGCACTGAGAGAGAACACCGTTCTTGTTTCCACAAAACTTTCCGGATATATAAACCGGGTTTATGTTACTGAAAACCAGAAGATCCGCAAAGGAACCCTTCTGGCAAAGATAGACGGCAGTGAGATTGAAAGCGGGATAAAACAACTAAAAGAAAACCTCCAGGCTGCAGAGAAATCGTTAGAAGCTCTCAAACTATCACTTCAAGCTGCTCAAACAGAAAAAACATTTGCAGAAGATAAGTTCAAAAGAGTAAAGGCACTCTACGAAGCTGGAGGAGCTTCAAAAGAACAACTTGAAGGAGCTCAAACAGAACTTAAACTCAAAACGATAAAAGTAGAAAGCACGAAAAAATTAATTGAAGCAAAGCAGAAGGAAATATTGGGTCTAAAAGAAGCTATAAAAGGAAAAGAAAGTCTATTAAACTATACAACTATAACCTCACCGGTTAACGGCATTGTAGGAAAAGTTTTCCTCAAAGACGGGAATCTTGCAGTTCCGGGTAAACCAATCCTTTCAATCCTGACAGGTTATGAAAAAGTAGTATTCACATTTCCTGACGATATCCGTTTAGAACCAGGACAACCGGTGATAATACCAAAGTACGGAATCGGAAAGATAACAAAAATCTATCTGGAAGCAGAAAACGGACTACCAACAGCGGAAGCAGTCTTAGAAAATGGGAAAGAAATTCCCCAGGGCAGCCTTATCAACGTAATAGTTATTCTCAAAAAAGTCAGAGGAACAACCGTACCTTTAAATGCGTTAGTTCATAAAGACAAAGGTACTTACATAGTTGCCAGAGAGAACGGCAAATTTAAGCTCAAAAAAGTAACTGTGGTAGCAGAAGACAACAAAAAGGCCGTTATAAAGCCTTCTATAAACGAGCCCGTTGCTGTCGGCAGCGAATCAAAATTAATAAGACTCGTGGCAGGTGGTGAAGAATGA
- a CDS encoding TolC family protein gives MKRLLPVLAVLLPITAYGLTMEEAVNTALKNNYDILITQRKVRSAQMNIKSKKRSNFGKVIFKGSYTRYNIPRTLTPIVPPIISPVPSDRDIGNLGIAYTVNIFSGFSKIEDVKIANLEKKLAEDYLQLSKSQIAYNVRSIYLKILSLKENRSALSSYINALNTLKKNIKLGIKTGKRPEIDLLKVEAEIERINTEIETINGNIKTLRSALAFLMGKKEIGTLEPVKKTPDVRPDTNISKNIRIKIAKLQLEKSKKYTKKLKASYFPSINLDAYYGKNYGAGESAKLWQIGISFNWLVFDFGSREAKLEMAKEVTLSSKLEVEREKLSLQKSLTEALAKIETAKERIKGIEKELEFARKVKEIEKVKYDTGAGTIYDLLNAEAKFESAKSRLITAKYDLLDAIYYLKFVKGEVK, from the coding sequence TTGAAAAGACTTTTACCAGTACTCGCCGTACTGCTTCCAATAACGGCATACGGGCTTACGATGGAAGAAGCAGTGAACACCGCACTCAAAAATAATTACGATATACTTATAACACAGAGAAAAGTCCGCTCTGCACAAATGAACATAAAAAGCAAAAAGAGAAGCAACTTTGGAAAAGTTATATTCAAAGGAAGTTACACAAGATACAACATCCCAAGAACACTGACCCCCATTGTTCCTCCTATTATTTCACCGGTACCTTCAGACAGAGATATAGGAAACCTGGGAATTGCTTACACTGTAAACATATTCTCTGGATTTTCAAAAATTGAGGATGTCAAAATAGCCAATCTGGAAAAGAAACTTGCAGAAGATTATCTTCAGCTCTCAAAATCCCAAATTGCTTACAACGTCCGATCAATATACCTGAAAATTCTATCCCTAAAAGAAAATAGAAGTGCTTTATCTTCCTATATTAACGCCCTTAATACTTTGAAAAAAAATATAAAATTGGGTATAAAAACCGGAAAGAGACCTGAAATTGATCTCCTGAAAGTTGAAGCAGAGATAGAAAGAATCAACACTGAAATAGAAACTATAAACGGAAACATAAAAACTCTACGTTCAGCGCTTGCCTTTCTGATGGGCAAAAAAGAGATAGGAACACTTGAACCTGTTAAAAAAACTCCCGATGTAAGACCCGACACAAATATCTCCAAAAACATAAGAATAAAAATAGCTAAACTTCAATTAGAAAAGAGTAAAAAATACACAAAAAAACTGAAAGCATCCTACTTTCCATCAATCAACCTTGACGCTTACTACGGCAAAAACTACGGAGCAGGAGAAAGTGCAAAACTCTGGCAGATAGGCATAAGCTTCAATTGGCTTGTATTTGATTTCGGAAGCAGAGAAGCAAAACTGGAAATGGCAAAAGAAGTAACACTTTCATCAAAGCTTGAAGTGGAAAGAGAGAAACTATCTTTACAAAAAAGTTTAACAGAAGCACTGGCAAAAATAGAAACCGCAAAAGAAAGGATAAAAGGAATAGAGAAAGAGCTGGAATTCGCCAGGAAGGTGAAAGAAATAGAAAAGGTAAAGTATGACACAGGAGCAGGAACAATCTACGACCTTTTAAACGCGGAGGCAAAGTTTGAAAGCGCTAAAAGCCGCCTGATAACAGCAAAGTACGACCTGCTTGACGCAATATACTATCTGAAGTTTGTAAAAGGTGAGGTGAAATAA
- a CDS encoding ankyrin repeat domain-containing protein, with translation MRKVLSVAVILLFLTTGSYAGVSNLEMYRGLFLRETAHLKKSALHEAVLRNDLETIKKLVSEGVNVNVRDSKGMTPLDYASALDEADIVKYLINHGARIDVKDREGYQPIHFAAENDALNSLKVLIENGADVNSRDRLGFTPLHRAVLNGNLDVVKYLIKTGADINCKNAGGYQPIHYASIKNYPGILEFLISKGADVNAKNFMGFTPLHFAVFKGNFDIVKILVKHGADVNEKDVHGWTPLLKAIIKHRNKIAVFLINNGADVSVETSLGETPLHFAAGEGELNIVKILLEKGANINVKNRAGNTPLHYAVYMNRLNIVRYLLSKGAYVNVQNRAGETPLYLAAKNGNYRIVKLLLDSGADVSLKTKKGLTPLSIATMKGYINIVKLLEKCGRAGNI, from the coding sequence GTGAGAAAGGTTCTGAGTGTTGCAGTAATTCTTCTCTTTTTAACAACTGGAAGTTATGCGGGTGTTTCAAATCTTGAAATGTATAGAGGGCTTTTTTTGAGGGAGACGGCTCACCTGAAAAAGAGTGCTCTTCATGAAGCGGTTTTGAGGAACGATTTAGAAACAATAAAAAAACTTGTTTCGGAAGGTGTGAACGTTAATGTTCGCGATTCAAAAGGGATGACACCTCTTGATTATGCATCGGCGCTTGACGAAGCAGATATTGTTAAATACCTGATAAATCACGGGGCAAGGATTGATGTTAAGGATAGGGAGGGTTATCAGCCGATTCACTTTGCAGCGGAAAATGATGCTCTTAACTCTCTTAAGGTTTTAATAGAGAATGGAGCGGATGTAAACAGCAGGGATCGTTTAGGATTTACACCTCTTCATAGGGCAGTTCTGAACGGTAATCTTGACGTTGTTAAGTATTTGATAAAAACAGGAGCTGATATTAACTGTAAGAATGCTGGTGGTTATCAGCCGATTCACTACGCTTCTATAAAGAACTATCCCGGTATTCTTGAATTTTTAATTTCAAAAGGTGCAGATGTAAATGCAAAAAACTTTATGGGATTTACGCCACTGCATTTTGCCGTTTTTAAGGGAAATTTTGATATTGTGAAAATTCTTGTTAAGCACGGGGCTGATGTTAATGAGAAGGATGTTCATGGGTGGACTCCTCTTTTGAAAGCTATAATAAAGCATAGAAACAAAATAGCGGTGTTTCTTATTAATAACGGTGCTGACGTTTCTGTTGAAACTTCCCTTGGTGAAACGCCCCTCCATTTTGCTGCCGGAGAAGGAGAACTTAACATTGTTAAGATTCTTTTAGAAAAAGGGGCAAATATTAATGTCAAGAATAGAGCGGGTAATACTCCTTTACATTATGCCGTTTACATGAACAGATTAAACATTGTGAGGTATCTTCTCTCTAAAGGGGCTTATGTTAATGTTCAGAATAGAGCAGGTGAGACGCCTCTCTATCTTGCTGCTAAAAATGGTAACTACAGAATTGTGAAGTTATTGTTAGACTCTGGAGCAGATGTTTCTCTTAAAACTAAAAAGGGTCTTACTCCTCTTTCCATCGCGACGATGAAAGGATATATTAATATAGTGAAGCTTCTTGAGAAGTGTGGGAGAGCGGGGAATATCTAA
- a CDS encoding peroxiredoxin: MALVGQKAPEFELQAYDPTTDSYTSVKLADYVPNNDGKFLIVCFYPADFTFVUPTELAAVAAMHEEIKKRGAEVIAISTDTVFSHQIFCKVEPLMKDVKFLLAADPTGETARKYGVYMEDAGIARRGRFIINPDGVIVAEEVLNPPVGRSVKELLRQLDAWKYVYEHPDEACPANWRPGKTTLKPGPDIAGNVGSVVTIDEILSE; this comes from the coding sequence ATGGCTCTGGTAGGACAGAAGGCGCCGGAATTTGAGCTTCAGGCGTACGACCCAACAACAGATAGCTACACTTCAGTGAAACTTGCCGATTATGTTCCGAACAATGATGGTAAGTTTTTAATTGTATGCTTCTATCCGGCAGACTTTACGTTTGTCTGACCAACAGAATTAGCTGCGGTCGCAGCTATGCACGAGGAGATCAAAAAGCGTGGTGCTGAAGTTATTGCTATTTCAACAGACACAGTGTTTAGTCACCAGATTTTCTGTAAGGTGGAACCTCTTATGAAGGATGTTAAATTCCTGCTTGCTGCTGATCCAACGGGTGAAACTGCAAGGAAGTATGGCGTTTACATGGAAGATGCAGGAATTGCAAGAAGAGGAAGATTTATTATCAACCCTGACGGTGTAATTGTTGCTGAGGAAGTTCTTAATCCACCGGTTGGTAGGAGCGTTAAGGAACTCCTCAGGCAGCTTGATGCCTGGAAGTATGTTTATGAACATCCTGATGAAGCATGTCCTGCTAACTGGAGACCGGGTAAAACAACACTTAAGCCAGGTCCTGACATTGCAGGTAATGTTGGAAGTGTAGTAACCATTGATGAAATTCTTTCAGAGTAA
- a CDS encoding cytochrome ubiquinol oxidase subunit I has translation MDFLLTLSRLQFAMTAFFHFIFVPLTLGLSTLIAIMLTLHYKTGKKVYKDMAKFWTKLFAINFAIGVATGIVHEFEFGMNWSVYSRFVGDIFGAPLAFEGLMAFFLESTFIGILIFGWDRVPQKVHLLAAWLTAIGSNISAFWILVANGWMQHPVGSKLVEGLAGKKAVLTNFASIVFNPVADTKFMHTITAGFILSAVFVLSISAYHLLKGRNIELFKKSAFIAIIFGLMASVAEMGIGHAHTIEVARVQPTKIAAAEALWETKKGPAIAIAAWADQNGKRNVFEIPSIPGTLSMMLYNSPSAEVKGLKDLQKEFEKIWGPGNYIPPVNITFWSFHLMIYLGMFFVLLFAVGLLKFKNLENSRTYLKVALFSLPLPYIANWLGWAMAEVGRQPWIVYPLNWKDNTSVALKTAEAVSKITNFEILASYVVFLVIFTGLAIADFYLLAKYASKAPENH, from the coding sequence ATGGACTTTCTCCTGACGTTATCCCGTCTGCAGTTTGCGATGACGGCCTTTTTCCATTTTATTTTCGTTCCTCTTACACTTGGCCTTTCAACCCTTATTGCGATTATGCTCACTCTTCACTACAAGACGGGTAAAAAAGTTTATAAAGATATGGCCAAATTCTGGACAAAACTTTTTGCTATCAACTTTGCCATTGGTGTAGCGACAGGTATTGTTCATGAGTTTGAATTCGGTATGAACTGGTCGGTCTATTCCCGTTTTGTAGGTGATATTTTTGGTGCACCGCTTGCGTTTGAAGGACTGATGGCGTTCTTCTTAGAGTCAACTTTTATAGGTATTCTTATCTTTGGGTGGGATAGAGTGCCCCAAAAAGTTCACCTGTTGGCTGCGTGGCTCACAGCTATTGGCAGTAATATTTCTGCTTTCTGGATTCTTGTTGCTAACGGTTGGATGCAACATCCTGTTGGTTCAAAGCTCGTTGAAGGCCTTGCAGGTAAGAAGGCGGTTCTTACAAACTTTGCCAGCATAGTATTTAATCCTGTTGCCGATACAAAGTTCATGCATACCATAACTGCCGGATTTATTCTTTCTGCAGTTTTTGTTCTCAGTATCAGTGCCTATCACCTGCTCAAAGGAAGGAATATTGAATTGTTCAAAAAGTCAGCGTTTATTGCGATTATTTTTGGACTGATGGCTTCTGTTGCTGAAATGGGTATTGGCCACGCTCATACAATAGAGGTTGCAAGAGTGCAGCCCACCAAGATAGCAGCTGCTGAGGCTTTATGGGAAACGAAAAAAGGTCCTGCCATTGCAATTGCTGCGTGGGCTGACCAGAATGGAAAGCGCAACGTTTTTGAAATTCCTTCAATTCCAGGAACGCTCAGCATGATGCTGTACAATTCACCGTCTGCTGAGGTGAAAGGTCTTAAAGACCTCCAGAAGGAATTTGAAAAAATCTGGGGACCTGGAAACTATATCCCGCCTGTTAACATTACTTTCTGGTCATTCCACCTTATGATATATCTTGGAATGTTCTTTGTCCTTCTATTTGCTGTTGGACTTCTTAAGTTTAAAAATCTTGAAAATAGCAGGACTTATCTGAAAGTTGCTCTTTTTTCTCTGCCTCTTCCATACATTGCAAACTGGCTTGGATGGGCAATGGCAGAGGTAGGAAGACAACCGTGGATAGTGTATCCTCTTAACTGGAAGGATAATACTTCCGTTGCACTTAAAACGGCAGAAGCTGTTTCTAAGATTACGAACTTTGAGATTCTGGCAAGTTATGTTGTTTTCCTTGTGATATTTACGGGTCTTGCAATTGCAGACTTTTACCTCCTTGCAAAATATGCTTCAAAAGCACCTGAAAATCATTAA